The following is a genomic window from Zalophus californianus isolate mZalCal1 chromosome 10, mZalCal1.pri.v2, whole genome shotgun sequence.
atggggcttgaactcacgaccctgaggtcaagagtcatgctcctccgactgagccagccaggcgccctgcattagtgtttttgttttctttgggtaaatatccagtagtggaattactggattatatggtatttctgtttttaatattttgaggaacctccgtactgtttcccacagtgtttgtacccatttacattcccatcacCGGTGTGcaagggttctcttttccccACGTCCTTGCCGGCACTtggtatttcttctcttttggatactaggcattctgactggtgtgaggtgatacctcatattggttttgatttgcatttccctgatgattaatgatactgtgcatcttttcatgtatgtgttggccatctatatgtcttcctAAAGCACTTTAGATAGCCATTATTAATTGATGAGGGTTGGCACTGAGATGAACTGTGTTTGGCACCAGGATGAAATCTGTCCTCCTTGCCTGGCAGGATCAAGTTTAAAATCTGTAGTTTAGCTTGTAAGGCCCTCCTCGATTGTGTCCTGCCACTCCGCACTTCTCTGCCCCCTCATCTCTTCTCTCAAAACTTAGCTTAAATACACCTCTGGGAAAAAGCTTTTCAGGATACTCTGCCCCTCCGACCAGATGGATTTCGATTGTTCTGTGTGTTCCTGAGCACCCCATGCACACATACGCCTTTGTTACGGTGCTAGTGCCCTCCAGCACCTTACCTTGGACTGTAGATTGATTTACTTAAGTGTCTCCCCTACTAAACCATaagcttcttttttgttttaaatatttatttatttgagagaaagagtgcatgagatgggggagggtcagagggaaaaggaagctccctgctgagcggggagcctgatgtggggctcagtcccgggactccaggatcatgacccaagctgaaagcagacacttaacccactgagccacccagccatccctaaTTCTGTCAAcgttttgagaaactgccagattgttttccaaagtggctgtaccatttcacattcccaccagcaatatgtgAGATcctaatttctctacatccttgccaacacttgttattatctgtttttttatatttatgttattaaatataaattaggggcgcctgggtggctcagtcattaagcgtctgccttcagctcaggtcatgatctcagggtcctgggatcgagccccgcatcgggctcctcgctctgagggaggcctgcttctccctcccccactccccctgcttgtgttccctctctcgctgtctctctctctgtcaaataaataaagtgttaaaaataaattaattaattaaatataattcagCTATatttgaggggcatctgggtagctcagttggttaagcgtctgacttcattttagctcaggtcatgatctcaggagtcctgcatcgggctccatgctaggcttaagattctctctctccttctccctctgcccctccccccctgctcacttgctcgcatagtctctctctgtctaggaaaaaaaattaaacacatttggtatttatataaatgtgtatatctTATATAAAtgcacataattttatatttatatattataacatcctagtaggtgtgaagtagCATCTCAtcgtggtttgtttttttttttttaagattttatttattagagagggagagcgcagAAGGAAAGCGAAAGGGAGAagcaactccccgctgagcagagagcctgatgcaggacttgatcccaggaccctgggaaaatgacctgagccgaaggcagatgctcaactgactctGTCACCCGGGCTgtctctcattgaggttttgatttgcatttccctaacggctaatggtgttgagcatcttttcgtatacttattggccatttaatTATCTATGTTTGGAGAGATACCTATTtagatcctttgtccatttttaaattggtttgtctttttattattgagttgtaagagtctTCAGTATATTCTGGATACGTGTCCCTTACAGacatatgatctgcaaatattttctctcactctgtgtTGTCTTCTTACTTCTTTTTCCAATTTGAGGATCGTGGCCTACCATggtacattggtttcaggtgtacggCGTACTGGGTTAGCTCCTCGGTACAGTAGGCTGTGCTCAGCACAGTTGCAGCCACCATCTGTCCGCACGCACCCTAGCACACTACCATTGACTgtgttccctgtgctgtgccttttgttcatctttttactttcttaatgacATTGTTTGTTTGcagcacaaaaatttttaattttgataaaatccaatttattcttttgttacgATGGTTTTGGCACCGTATCTAAGAAACCAGTGCCTAATATAGGGTCATGAAGATTGACTCCTGTGGTTTCTTCTCagagttttaatattttagcTCTTACGTTCAGCTCTCCGATCCATTTTGCgttacattttgtgtgtgtgtggtagagATCTGAATGATTCTTTACCTTGGACTGGAtatactgtttttactttttcttatggAGATGATAATGTAGGTGCCGTCAGAAGGTGACTTATAAAGTGGCAGGTGAAGTTTTTGTCGAGAGGAATGTTCGAAGGAGGAATAATAATGCTAACCTGTATGGCAAATTTAAGAGATTAGGGTCAGGTCCCAAGTAGCCTACCTCCCACTACAGACATGAACACTAGTTTAAATCTTCCCCATTTCACAATGGGTCAGAATTGTATGAGGTGCCAGGGCCTGTCAGAGAACCCAGTTTTATGTGTTTTAGTAGTGGTCGCAGGTGGACAGCTTTAATGGGCTTACTTGGTTTTCTCCTCAGGggtctctctctttggcttgtcGGCCCTGTTGATCCCTGGGAACTTTGAGTCTCATTTGGAACTTGTGAAGTCCCTGTGTCTGGGGCCATCACTGATCTACACGGCCAAGTTTGCACTTGTCTTCCCGCTCATGTATCACACCTGGAATGGGATCCGACACTTGGTAAGTTAATGGTTGGTTTATACATTTTCTGGGTGAAGGGAGTGTAGGGAAGTGTGGGATTCTCTACTTCATTGCCGGGGTTTAGTGCTACTCCTAAAGTTAGTTGTCTGGACCTTtgctcaggggctcctggggagAGCTGAACTAGATCCGTGTGCACTCCTGGCAGCCCTGCTGGGGATCCCGCTGAGCTCTGGGTGTAGGCCTGGCAGGTACTTGCAGTGTCTTGGTGTGAACTGTTCTATTTTTAAGGGGGCGTGTTGCTAAAAGAGACCCCTGAAGCCAGGTCATCCCTCTGATGTGTCAGGCCCTATTCTAGACCTTGGGGTTTCAATTCTGAGCTAGATGGTTGCTGCTTTCAGTCTAACATTCCTGTCAACCCAGGGTGACAAGTTCAGTTGGAGTTGAATATGTTAACTTTAGTTATCTTGACATTGGATTGCATTAActgcttttggtttttgttgagCTCTTGGAGAAAATGAGGCCAACTTTAACAGTAACTGGATACCTAGGATCCCAGATTTTAATATTGGGGTTAGGAATCTTTTGATGGCCTGAAAACTGTCCATGCTTCCTCCTACAtgacttttctccttctctcgctctctcttttttaacttttgttactattttttagtttagttatttgagagagagagagtgcatgcacatgtaCTCAGGGCACACTCACGAgccagggaagagcagagggagagggacaggcagactctgtactgagtgaggagcccaacatggggctcgatcccagcaccctgaaatctgacctaagccgaaaccaagagtcggacacttaactgattgagccacccaggagcccctccttctctctctctctctcgggatcatgacctgagctgaaggcagacgcttaaccactgagccacccaggcaccacctccTTCTCTTTATATAATGGAATTAAAGCTTAATCATGCCTGCCCCAGGTCAGAGATGAGTCCCTCCTCCAGCATTTTAAGATTCCATGTTTTGTGGTCTCCCTACCCCTAGTATTGCTTTCTTTCCCAGGAAGACAATTATGACTCCATTCTTTCTTGTCTTCCAGTTCCTTCCTAACCTGAGCCATCTGTCGGATGGATACTCTTGCCTTAATCTGACCTTTAATAATTTCCACATCAGAATCTAGAGGCACACACTGTGGATTTCAGTCTGGTCCAATAGACAGTTTAATGGAATCAGAAAAGTGAGAGACTAAATGACCTATTAAGTGTATCTATCAACTGTTCCCTGGGGCAGTGTTAAGTTTGATTCACAATGAATTCACTTCGCTCCGGGAGGGGATAGAGAAGGAGGGCATTTCCATTAGACTTCTTATTCCACAGAACCAGTCTCTCTAATGAAAGTCAGCTGATCAGCTTCCTCTGTTCACATCCGGGCTCTAGCAGGGCTTACCATATATTTGGTTTTGTCTCAGtctgtggggagggaaggggaagaggttTTGTAAAATCTCAGAACTCAGTCAAGGTTTTTCTGCCCTGGTTCCTGCCTGTAATGGTAATCTCTTCGTTGAGAGAAGTGAGGAGCCTAAAGGCTTTTCTTACTCCTtaactctgcttttattttttcttgtagcAAGTACTGGCTCTGAGTGTGGGACAGGATTTGATCTGTTCTCCATGACAGACAGTCATAGCTCTTGCCCTCTGAGCTTGATAGTTGCCTTTCCAGAAGATCTaatggggagaggggagtggaaTTGATAGAAGAGTGGGAAGTGACCAGATCTCTGGCCTTCTAGAGAGTACCCCCCATCACCACCCGCCAGTAGGACtccattttttttggtaaaacacTGTGCCTATATAAGCAAAGCAGCTCTATGTGGGATTTGCTTGACTCCTAATCTGATCTAAGTAGAGCCTTGATtctctaccccccccaccccctccccctctggtTCTCTCTAAATTTTCTCTTAAGTACTCCTGATTTAGTTTAACATTCAGAGTGTGGGTGTTTGTGTTATATCCAGGTAGTCAAGTATGGAAAGTGTAGAACCTAAAAATTCTACTTTTGCCCTAGGGGATCTTTTAGTGACTTAGAGTATAATAGGTTAGTATCCCTGGGGTGCAGGAGAGGCTAGATCAGTGTTTTTAAAACcctggtttttgatgtagtgggtAGAAAACCAATTTAGTGGGTTATTACCAACACATCCAGaaatttaggggctcctggctggctcagttggtggagagTGTggcttttgatcttggggtcgtgggtttaagccccacattgggtgtagagcttactttaaaaacaaaaaacaaaaaaccccagaaatttAACAGCACATAATATATAGAATGCAGCATACATACTAATGGTAAATATTGCTTATTCTTTCATGAACTTTTGCTGTAAATATACTGGCAAACAAAATTGAGAAGTAGTGTTCTAGATCCCAGAGGGTTTTTCAGAATTCTAGTTCTCTGACTGAATGTTACTTCtcaaaggcaggggtggggggaggtggtggtggttctGTGATTGACTGTATCTAAGAAACCATGTATCTTATATCCCTGTTGGAACTTCCCCATGTATGTTAATAAATTGTTTCAAAAGTCTTGCAGTTAAATGTTTACTAAATTTATTCGACCATGGAACTTTTCTCCCCCATGCAACACCTTTTAGCATTCTGAAGAACTAGTTTATGGaggaacacactttgggaaacattGATTTGGTTTTGTTCCATGAGGGAAAGTTTTATCTCTTTAGTCTGGAAGCTTTTGTATATAGGGGCTATACTTTGTATATATGCCTTTTCTGTCACTGGGACAAGTGGGTGGTAGGTACCACGTTGTGGGTTTGAGAAAGGCAGGGTCCAGGAGAAGTGCTTTTCCCTAGAACCACGCCAAGACCAGTTGCCTGTTCCATGAGGTGGAGCTCCTTTCTCAGAAAGGAGAGTACCCAGGGCCCTGATGGCtgaaattctttcttctcttttttttcttttcttttttctgcagaTATGGGACCTAGGGAAAGGCCTGAAGATTCCCCAGCTGTACCAGTCGGGAGTGGCTGTCTTGGTTCTTACTGTGTTGTCCTCTGTAGGGCTGGCAGCCATGTGAAGACCTGAAGTTCCCAGCATTGTCTTCTCATAAATGGTTCACTGACCTGTCTTCCTGTTTGTCACTCTCTTCTCCAGCCAAGACAGAGTTCTCCCGATTTATTTAGACCCTTTTGTGCTTGCACATCCCCTCGGAGCTTAGTGACAGTAGAGTACCTCCTAGAACCCAAGCAGTGGAAGAGGGTCCGGTTTCCTCCCTTGTTTCGAAAGATGCAATGACTCAAAACTTCCCTTTTCCTGCCCCCAGCTTGCAGCCTTCTCTGGGCCTGGAAGCCCTCATTCTCTCTCCATATTGGGCCTTGATTTGTGCTGATGGTCAGCTTTTGGCTCCTTCTTCCCAAGACAGTGGAAACAGTGGAGGCTCTGTGGCCTCTGCTGTGGGGCTTTGGGTGCCGTTGCCTGTGGGTTGCTAGCTTAAAGGACAGTTGTGTTCATTGGTCAGAGCCCAGGGTCTTCCCACACAGTATGACTAAAAGaagagggatgggggtggaggggaattAGCCTGTCCCAGCTAGCTGGAGATGAAGAGGGTCAGTTGACTCTGAAAGCAGGTGTTTTGGGGAGAAGATATATAGCTTTTAATGCAAAAGGAAGATCCAGAAGATTACAGTGAACCTATTGAGGGTTATTCCCCCCCCCCCTGCATTTCTGGAAAAACAAGCCTCTTTTCTAATCCAAATTCATGTGACATCTGTTTCtgaaactgaattaaaatacTCATTTTGTCTTTGACTGAAATCTAGAGAAACCAAGAGAATGGCGGTTGGGGAGGATCcaatttcctccctctccctctggtctcaGGCATTTACATCCCCCAATCTGACCTTTCTTGGGAGGGAATCAGCTTGTCCTGCGGCTGACAGTTGGAACAGTGTTTAGGGAATCAAATGCAAGTAGCCAGAGATCGACTATCATGCAGAAGCCTCGGAGAAGGAAGGAGCAAGAGAAAGGAGGTTAAGCATGTGGAAGCTTTGCATTATCACAGGCTCCAGAATTCCACTGAGAACTGCTCATAAACCTCAGGGTACAATTCAGCAAATGATGATCCAGTAAGGGAGCCAGAGGACCAGTGGAGGTGGCAGCTAAGGGATGATGAGCTAAGTATGTAGACTGGTAGAGAAAGGAGAGTAGAGATAAGAGAGGAAAAATTTGTAATGTAACGGGAAAGcttgctgcttttatttattttttaaagatttcatttatttatttgacagagagagacacagtgagagagggaacacaagcagggggagtgggagagggagaagcaggctccttgctgagcagagagcctgatgcggggctcgatccgaggaccctgggatcatgacctgagccgaaggcagacgcttaatgactgagccaccgaggtgtcccaagcttgctgcttttaaaatccaTATGGGCCAGCCTCTTGAATCTCTAACTCCCTTGGCAGGAGTGCTGTTTTGATAGTTTTTGGAAACGCAAGGGTAGCAGATCTATCTTGTCGGAGTTGCTGGCCAGCCCGTTAAAGCAGcgggtgggagaggaggagcgGTGACTGTAATTGGTGGCAGCTGGACAGGACGACCTGCTGCCTCAACAGTCTTCCTCTCGGCTCCCAAGTGGTCTTCTCCTTTACGTGACGATCACTTCTCCTTTCTTGCTGGGCTAGCCCTGGGAAGCCTTTGTAGCCTTCCTCCAGCTTAAACCCCATGTCCTCTGTACTTGTCCTTGGAGTAGGGGACAAGGGTTCATGAGGGAACACTTTGGCATTGGAGCTGGGAGGGGTTTGGCAAGGGTATTACACTGAACAGCCATCGGCAGGAagcccacagaataggagaatgATAAGCAGATGTTGGAAGCTGGGAAGTGGATAGGGAACTTCTTACCCCTTTTTGATTGGGGTTGGGGTACAGTAGTCCTCGTGTTTGTTATTCTGCCCTAAATTTCTACgtaccatctctctctttttcttctctgacttccAGTCACTGCTGTGTTTTCACTTTGCAAACTGTGTATGTACTTTTGCTTGAGTTTTACTTTTATAACTCTCTCTAGTTTGTCTTCCCCGTGTGTTCTGTCGTCAGACGTGAAGTCGTAGACAAGGATAATGTCTTCTACTctggcttcccttcccttttcttcctccatcttctccAGATATGCATATGCATTCTCTACCAAACAATCGTATTTCTGACTTAGAAGTAGTTGTGCATGCTCAGGATGAAAAATGAGGGGCTGGAGGTGAGAGACTGGttctttgaggtttttcttttttttttttttttaagattttatttatttatttgacagagagagacacagtgagagagggaacacaagcagggggagtggaagagggagaagcaggcctcccgcggagcagggagcccgatgcagggctcggtcccaggaccccgggaccatgacctgagccaaaggcagacgcttaacgactgaaccacccaggcgcccctgaggttTCTTTTGCTACAGTTCAGACCAGCTTCCTCTTGGTCACTTTTGGAGGATAGCTGACTCAATCCTTGTAAAAATGTGTTCCACCTCAAGCCACTGCCGGGTTCTTTTTCCTACTCTATTTCCCCCAACCCGCCTCCTAGTCATGGGTTACAAGAGACAGCCAtaccaggaggaaaaaaacatcCAAATCAGTAATAGattcaacaaatgatgtttaTTTTCCAAGTTTGCCTTTATTCCCACCCTATAATTCCCCTTTCTACGTCCCTCACTGGGGGTCCTGCTTACATCACTCAGTCTCTAGACAAGTTTTCTCAGTGTGGTCCCTTGGTGCCTCTGGAATTCCAGGTTTGTATTTCTGGACCGCAGCTGAATTAGGACCTGCCCAGTGTTCTAGCATGCATGGGCTCCCTGGTGGGCTCTTGAGAGAGTTGGCTGGGCTTTGGGGACCTGGAGTGTGACCTGCAGAGGGGTGTGAGCTTTGGGGTTGGTCTGGGGAATTGAGATTTACAGCTGAGGAGCTGGGAATTATGGTTGGACTCGAGGCTTGTTGTACAGTTTTTGTGGTAAGCTTCCCAAGTTTTCTCTGACCGTCTGGATCATGAGGCTGCTGGGTAGAATGGGAGAGACAGTCATGTTTCTGGTCAGGCCTAGATCATTCCCAATCCATCTTAGAATTCTCACTCCCTTTCTCCCTATACCATGGACAAAAGGTCAGATCAGATCATTTTGTACTGTGAGGGGAATATGTCCTTAGCACATCTCTTTAGGTGTGAGAAGACACGACTAGATAGGGTAAGACAGAGTTGGTTAAAGGTTCCCCCTGCTGGGATAGTGGTGGTATAACAGGCATTTTTTAAGGTTGAAAAGAAATGCAGGTAATAGGATTTGAGGCTAGGTGGGAGGAATAGATACCTTGCCTAAGATTTCAGGACGCAGCCCATTGGAGGCCTTGAGCAAATCAGGATTTTTCTGTATCCATTTGGTGAGGGAGGCAGCACCAGCAATTGTACGGGAGGTCAGGGTCACCCGAGCAGGGGGTATCTTCAGAGGCATTTGCCAGGTACCCATGAAAGATCCCCAAGGACTTGCCTAAAAGGAAGAAGACGAGGTTCTTCAACAGGCTTCTCCCAGGACTGCTGGCCTATTGGCAGGTCTGTTGTCTTCCTTCCACCCTTCACCCTTGGGATGCATGGTAATGAAATCAGACTGAAAGCACAGTCTCCCAGTCTCCCCACTCATCCTTTACCCCCTTTTCATTTAGGTTACCCTGATTTTTTCATCACATTAACTCTCATGGCTTAACTTAAATTCCATGTCCTTAGGCTAGTCTAGCAGAGTACTCACTGCGTAAGTGTCATCGTGCGAAGGCGTTCATTCGTCAGTTTAAGGCGTTCCGGGTGCTAAGTACAGCTCTATCGTGTTGGATAAACTGGCTCGAAGTTTGGGGGCAGTCATGTTGCAGTGGGAATTAGATTGAACTTTAATTTCCAGATAGTGGCCGTGCTAGATTGCAAACCTCCCATCTCGGTTATTCCGGTCCCGTGCCCCAGTTCTTCACCTTCCTCACTAGGAGTGGGGATCAGTATCTCACCTTGGAACGGGGCACCGACGGCAACAGATGACCGCGATCATTGACGATAATCTGAGTGTAGCCTTCATGGGAAGAAATTCTCTGGGTGGAGGTGAGGAGAGAGCTGCTTGTGAAAACGGAGTGGAAAAGAGACTGAAGGTGTCCAAGGGGTTCAAGttaagggctgagggagaggagaataTGGGAATTTAGAGGTGGCTAAAGGAATTAGGTGCCAGTGAGTTACAGAGAACGTGGTGGAAAGAATCAGAAACTGGTGCTCTGGGAGCACTGCACATGCAATACCTCTTTTGTTGGCTTGGCGGGAGACCAGTTCCCTAGGTACTTGGGTGAGAAAGCTTTCTCATACTGTGGAGAGAAAGATGAGAATCCCTGTGAGGCTCGAAGGCCCTGTGCCCGGGAAATGATGACGAGGCACAGTTCTTTAGAGTTGAGGACCAAAGACCTGAACAGGCGAGCTAGGCTTTAACTCACTATAGAAGGGATGTCATGTTTTGGTCTAAATGTGTACTGTTCAACATGGCACCGCTAGCCCCATGTGGTTATCGGACACATGAAATGTGACTAGTCCCAATGGAGATGCTTTGTAATTTCGGAGAGTtagtacaaaaaaagagaacGTAAGCATCTTATTAtacctttttaaatattgattaaacagggcgcctgggtggctcagttggttaagcaactgccttcggctcaggtcatgatcctggagtcccgggatcgagtcccacatcgggctccctgctcagcagggagtctgcttctccctctgaccctcttccctctcatgctatctctcattctctctctctcaaataaataaaatcttaataaaaaatattgattaaacattgaaataatattttagactTACCaggttaaatatattattaaggttaattttatttttttagtgtttttcatATAGCTACTAGAGAAGTTTAAATTACATTTGTGACTCGCATTATCTATTTATTGGGCAGTCCTGGTCTAGACCAGGGGTGGGCAAATGTGGCCCATGGGCCCAATCCATCCTCCTGTCTGTCTTGGGATGACCTGAGAAAGCAAAGAATGCTTTTTACAGATGGATATTTGCAATTGATTTGATAAAAGGGAACGGTAGCTTTGCATCCCAATGAAGTAAAGTGTTTCCTCATCccaaaagaattctattttttcacTAGTATTGCAAAAAATTAAGttacaatattttcaattttgtcaaaaaatttatggaaaaatattttctcttgctaTTGTTAAGTACCTACAAAACATCTCTGATTTTGCAACATggccctaaaaataaaatatttaccctTTGACCCTTTACAGAAGAAACCCTGCTGACCTCTTATGTAGATCCTACAAACAACCCTGAGAGGCCTTTTGCTTGTCCACGTGCCCTCGCTACCTGTCAAGctaaagaagtgaaaaataccATCTCACCCCATGTTCAGCTATTCATTCAATAATCAGAATCCTCTGGGAGGGTCAGTCCAAACGCAAAATTCAATGTTAGAGATGGGGAAAGAGCTTACCTGGTTGGCACTGTAGTTAGTGGCCATGATCCTGCCACTCTGTGCTGTTTACCTTTGTTGCCTGGCAACCGTGGAAGGCGGACCTTCCAGGCCTGCCGGCCCCTTCTACTTGTTACTTACTTTCTTGGATGACACTGCCCCAACCTTTCCCCGGAAATTcaggtttgttttcattttagagataacGAGagacaaagtaaataaatatgaaaaaatgagcCGAAGAGTGGCCCTGTCTTTATAATAGCATAACTTAACCCTACTTAAGAACTTCTGGATTGTCCTTGACTGTGGTCTTTAACCATCTTAACAAACCGTAGAACACCAAGCACTGTGTTTTGGGGGCAGTGTGCTGGAATGTACCCCGGACTTGAGAGCCAGGCGCTGGGGTTGGAGTCCTCACTCGACGTAGCATCATAGGAGATGTGTGACATTAAACGATTGGCTCCCCTTCTAAGTTCTGTAGACTCATTTATATTGTGAAGATAACTTAGCTGCCTTTACAGGGTACGTGGGATAAAGTGGGAGGTGGCTGGTCAGTATCACTGCATAGTAGGTACTGGTGAGACTCAGTTTATAGGGTCTACTTCTTCATTTTCTCAGAGGAACAAaggaataatgttttaaaaagcgACTCAGATTTATCTCCAGAAGGAAAAAGCATGTCTTGTCCTTTGTCCTTGAATGActctgttctccctccctctagGATCGCAGGGCCTAAGACCACAGGTGCGTGGTGCTGTCAGGGGTGAGGCAGAATTGGGAGCCAGTGGCGGGAGACTGGGCAGGGATGGAGAAAGCGATGCTGTGGAAAGTGCCAGGTTTGGAGAGCTCAGTGGTGGTGCCAGGACACAAACCTAATACTGGAGGGACTGGGCAACCCCTCCGAGGCTTGTCTGAAATGGCATTATCACATCCATCTCCTGGGTTGTCAGAATTAATGAGAAAGTGAAACTGCCTTATGAGTTGTAAGTCTATTTATAACGTAAGATgtgaagatgaaaggaaaaaacaagtaAGTTGTTCAAAATCACTGAGAACCAAGAGAGCATTATAGGGGGACAGTTGTCCCAGTTTCCCCCCCAAAGTCACCCTCCCAACTGACACACACAGTATAAGAGCACTCCTACACTTGGGGAGAGGGAGGTAACACAGCCCTTGTTCGGTAGGCTCACACGGGAGACAGCGGGAGAGCGTGAGGTCTGGAAAGCGGGCTCCTGTGTATCCCTGTGGTTCCCAGCGCTCTAGATTGATAGCCTTCAGAACCAAGGACTTTGCTCTAGGATGTCCATTGTGTCCTCAAAGCCAGGGATAGCCAAACAACCAGCATTTCTCTTAGAACTTCTGTCTTCAGCTGGTATGCTTTTCCGATAGAGTTGTAAGATTATCTGATGACTGcactcttactttaaaaaatcaactagTTTTTGTTTAATGGAAAAAGTAATGTACGTGGGGGGAATCATTCCATTTTTACAGAAGGATGTTTAATGGAAAGCAAATCTCCATCTGACTTCAACTCCCAGTCTTGCTCCTCAGAGG
Proteins encoded in this region:
- the SDHC gene encoding succinate dehydrogenase cytochrome b560 subunit, mitochondrial; this encodes MAALVLRHVGRHCLRAHLSPRLSIRNAVPLGTTAKEEMERFWNKNTDLNRPLSPHITIYSWSLPMAMSICHRGTGVALSAGVSLFGLSALLIPGNFESHLELVKSLCLGPSLIYTAKFALVFPLMYHTWNGIRHLIWDLGKGLKIPQLYQSGVAVLVLTVLSSVGLAAM
- the CFAP126 gene encoding protein Flattop isoform X2, producing the protein MATNYSANQYEKAFSPKYLGNWSPAKPTKERISSHEGYTQIIVNDRGHLLPSVPRSKASPWGSFMGTWQMPLKIPPARVTLTSRTIAGAASLTKWIQKNPDLLKASNGLRPEILGKPHDPDGQRKLGKLTTKTVQQASSPTIIPSSSAVNLNSPDQPQSSHPSAGHTPGPQSPANSLKSPPGSPCMLEHWAGPNSAAVQKYKPGIPEAPRDHTEKTCLETE
- the CFAP126 gene encoding protein Flattop isoform X1, whose amino-acid sequence is MATNYSANQYEKAFSPKYLGNWSPAKPTKERISSHEGYTQIIVNDRGHLLPSVPRSKASPWGSFMGTWQMPLKIPPARVTLTSRTIAGAASLTKWIQKNPDLLKASNGLRPEILGKQPHDPDGQRKLGKLTTKTVQQASSPTIIPSSSAVNLNSPDQPQSSHPSAGHTPGPQSPANSLKSPPGSPCMLEHWAGPNSAAVQKYKPGIPEAPRDHTEKTCLETE